One Anopheles marshallii chromosome 3, idAnoMarsDA_429_01, whole genome shotgun sequence genomic region harbors:
- the LOC128714421 gene encoding Bardet-Biedl syndrome 2 protein homolog: MDISTKPVFSFSLNYKVFEKLVTCGKYDGIHSCLTMVTTADKILIHTPHKRYGLQNSKLSISEIKNDIALLNMNFPIRAIVAGRLKKDDERDVLVIGSPSHVLAYHVDENCNLFQRDFHEGVRSAVIGPYANNPGNTLIVGGNAVVRGYNQEGTEVLWLITTGSVVALLLIDIDKDSQNELIIGTDDGCIRIYKKETLLHEFTEGNEIQSLVALRNGQFMYSVKNGTIGVFEENVRMWRIKSKARATAMATYDILGCESKQMIVGWKSGKLDVRDPRTGDVWFRMRMNDFVCGIACNDYRGIGLLDLVIVTADGEIRGYTTPSVNMLTLHNVADEEMSALLTQKQKLLLELKHYENNIKYNKEILSNTSESNLVQSVPDNVGIIPSNTRLQIGISTSYDNNDMNIDITVSTNNSTTIRAVLIFADQLFKEETLIAHLTKDVSRILIPLKTLKDNAQDIHIKAFVGYPSSVQFHVFELTRQLPKFAMYTIPHNLTGSPKSVSYINTLPAKDGPGGSYVEFRISERLKRICIWVNQNFLLPSDIEYMTSDADATELKLNLISLRTAKCVCLHFSYDGKTRFYTEDIGLAGDLVQSLVQFLNIDNMNSTTSFPVVSDEVKELFQKLQGLQDTEKQINSEIVEHINQIKSHLIRAEDARFYNGEDVIKYHNEMMATNEDLVKSYKIRLVNTSEIQLALKRIHGVLYNASRLRAGTFASAMIGRFKEALKTNNIDAVLKIIELGEM, from the exons ATGGACATATCAACGAAACCCGTCTTTTCCTTCTCGCTCAACTATAAAGTGTTTGAAAAGCTGGTGACCTGCGGAAAGTACGACGGGATACATTCCTGTTTGACCATGGTCACCACCGCGGATAAG ATTCTAATCCACACACCGCACAAACGGTACGGGCTGCAAAACTCGAAGctgtcgatttcggaaatcaAAAATGACATCGCGCTGCTCAACATGAACTTTCCCATACGGGCGATTGTGGCCGGGCGGCTGAAGAAGGACGACGAGCGTGACGTGCTGGTGATTGGAAGTCCTTCACATGTGCTAG CGTACCACGTGGATGAAAATTGTAACTTGTTCCAGAGAGATTTCCATGAGGGCGTTCGATCGGCGGTGATCGGTCCCTATGCCAATAATCCGGGCAATACGCTGATCGTCGGTGGCAATG CCGTTGTGCGGGGTTACAATCAGGAAGGTACCGAAGTTCTGTGGCTGATAACGACCGGCAGCGTGGTTGCACTGCTactaatcgatatcgataagGATAGCCAAAATGAG CTCATCATCGGCACGGATGATGGATGCATACGGATCTACAAGAAGGAAACGCTGCTGCACGAGTTCACCGAGGGCAACGAGATACAAAGCCTGGTCGCGCTGCGCAATGGGCAGTTTATGTACAGCGTGAAGAATGGCACGATCGGTGTATTTGAGGAGAACGTGCGAATGTGGCGCATCAAGTCGAAGGCACGCGCTACCGCGATGGCCACGTACGACATACTCGGTTGCGAGTCGAAGCAGATGATCGTCGGCTGGAAGAGTGGCAAGCTGGATGTACGCGATCCACGTACCGGGGACGTTTGGTTCCGGATGAGGATGAACGATTTTGTCTGTGGAATTGCGTGCAACGATTACCGCGGGATTGGTTTGCTCGATCTTGTCATCGTGACGGCGGATGGAGAAA TCAGGGGATATACGACGCCAAGCGTCAACATGCTGACGCTGCACAACGTCGCGGACGAGGAGATGAGTGCACTGTTGACCCAGAAGCAGAAGCTGCTGCTCGAGCTGAAGCACTACGAGAACAACATCAAGTACAACAAGGAAATTCTTAGCAATACGAGCGAGAGTAATCTGGTGCAGAGTGTGCCGGACAACGTCGGTATTATACCGTCCAATACGCGGCTTCAGATTGGCATTTCGACCAGCTACGACAATAACGACATGAACATTGACATCACCGTCTCGACCAACAATTCCACCACTATCCGGGCGGTGCTCATCTTTGCCGATCAGTTGTTCAAGGAGGAAACGTTGATCGCACATCTCACGAAGGACGTTTCGCGCATACTGATACCGCTGAAGACGCTCAAGGATAATGCGCAGGACATCCATATTAAGGCATTCGTCGGTTATCCGAGCAGCGTACAGTTTCACGTGTTTGAACTGACCCGCCAGCTGCCAAAGTTTGCCATGTACACGATACCGCATAATCTGACCGGCTCGCCgaaaagtgtgt CCTACATCAACACACTCCCAGCGAAGGATGGCCCGGGGGGAAGTTACGTCGAGTTTCGCATCTCGGAACGTCTGAAGCGAATATGCATCTGGGTCAATCAG AATTTCCTGCTACCGTCCGACATCGAGTACATGACATCAGATGCGGACGCGACGGAGCTAAAGCTGAACCTGATCAGCTTGCGCACGGCCAAATGCGTGTGCCTACACTTTAGCTACGACGGCAAGACGCGCTTCTACACCGAGGACATCGGTCTGGCCGGTGACCTCGTGCAATCGTTGGTGCAGTTTCTGAATATAGACAACATGAAC TCTACAACGAGCTTTCCGGTTGTGAGCGACGAAGTGAAGGAACTGTTCCAGAAGCTGCAAGGTCTGCAAGACACGGAGAAGCAGATCAATTCCGAAATCGTGGAGCACATCAATCAGATCAAAAGTCATCTGATACGCGCGGAGGACGCCCGTTTTTACAATGG CGAAGACGTCATTAAGTATCACAATGAAATGATGGCCACAAACGAAGATCTGGTAAAGAGCTACAAAATCCGGCTGGTCAACACGAGCGAAATACAGCTGGCACTGAAGCGCATCCACGGTGTCCTGTACAATGCGTCGAGGTTACGAG CCGGAACGTTCGCTTCGGCCATGATAGGCAGGTTCAAGGAGGCACTCAAGACGAACAACATTGATGCGGTGCTTAAAATCATCGAGCTGGGAGAAATGTAA
- the LOC128715248 gene encoding uncharacterized protein LOC128715248, with protein sequence MKLLYVCCTFLLAMVAFGSLEAVPVEQVEQDGAMVVMDDPMQDQQPLTLEDMVAVNDQTVMDLGEVAREKRHHRYGGYGGYGGYRGGYGGYGGYGGYGGYGGYRGGYGYGGHRGGYGGYRRGGYY encoded by the exons ATGAAGTTGCTGTACGTGTGCTGTACCTTCCTGCTGGCGATGGTGGCATTTGGCAGCCTCGAAGCTGTCCCGGTGGAGCAGGTGGAGCAGGACGGggcgatggtggtgatggacGATCCGATGCAGGATCAGCAACCACTCACGCTGGAAGACATGGTTGCGGTTAACGATCAGACCGTGATGGATCTGGGCGAGGTGGCTCGGGAGAAGCGACACCACCGGTACGGTGGCTACGGTGGTTATGGCGG ATATCGAGGCGGATACGGTGGATACGGTGGATACGGAGGCTATGGTGGCTATGGAGGCTACAGAGGGGGATATGGGTATGGTGGTCACCGTGGCGGATACGGCGGTTATCGTCGTGGAGGATACTACTGA
- the LOC128715153 gene encoding keratin, type II cytoskeletal 1-like has protein sequence MKTFYSLLALAMIGLAVAYPAEQQPSEQDTTNTEPPAVYMEQLVPDEAPDASVPEAPETEGQRTKRHLGFGGVGIGVGIVGGGFGGFGGYPGGYGYGGGFYPGYGYGGGFYPGYGYGGYRRYGYRYGGYGYGGGFGSPYFF, from the coding sequence ATGAAGACTTTCTACAGCTTACTTGCCCTGGCCATGATCGGTCTGGCAGTGGCTTATCCTGCGGAACAGCAACCATCAGAGCAGGACACAACTAACACAGAGCCACCTGCAGTGTACATGGAACAGTTGGTGCCGGACGAGGCACCCGACGCGTCAGTTCCGGAAGCGCCAGAAACGGAAGGTCAACGAACGAAGCGTCATCTTGGATTCGGTGGCGTTGGTATTGGCGTTGGAATTGTTGGTGGTGGCTTCGGCGGCTTTGGTGGCTATCCCGGCGGATACGGATACGGGGGCGGCTTCTATCCCGGGTACGGATATGGGGGCGGTTTCTATCCCGGTTACGGATACGGTGGCTACCGGCGCTACGGTTACCGGTATGGTGGATACGGATACGGTGGTGGCTTCGGAAGTCCATACTTCTTCTAG
- the LOC128715375 gene encoding ATP-dependent RNA helicase A-like, whose protein sequence is MRSVGVLLLVVLAAACHGTTTDREDIAGSKDTALATFLQPLEAKLREDQIIPERRSRELSYFGTGYSYHPYGGHYNPLYSPYSHQGVYSPYNSPAYGFGGTLNGYGGGAAGFGGFGGGNGAFLGTGAGGYPGSQFGYSGFGQGTGAYPYGGGFNVGQSPYGGYGSQLGGYYNRGLYV, encoded by the exons ATGAGATCCGTTGGGGTGTTACTTCTCGTTGTGCTAGCTGCAGCCTGCCACGGTACGACAACCGACCGTGAGGATATTGCAGGATCGAAAGACACCGCATTGGCAACGTTCCTGCAACCGCTGGAGGCTAAGTTACGCGAGGATCAAATCATCCCCGAGCGTCGTTCCAGAGAATTAAGCTATTTCG GCACTGGCTATAGCTACCACCCGTACGGAGGTCATTACAATCCGTTGTATTCGCCGTACAGTCATCAAGGTGTATACAGTCCTTACAATAGTCCTGCCTATGGTTTCGGCGGTACCCTGAACGGATACGGTGGTGGGGCTGCAGGGTTCGGTGGCTTTGGAGGAGGGAATGGTGCCTTCCTAGGCACTGGAGCTGGTGGATATCCCGGATCGCAGTTCGGTTACTCCGGGTTTGGCCAGGGTACGGGAGCGTATCCTTACGGTGGCGGGTTTAATGTAGGCCAAAGTCCGTACGGTGGTTACGGCAGTCAGCTCGGAGGGTATTACAATCGAGGACTGTACGTTTGA
- the LOC128712422 gene encoding vascular endothelial growth factor receptor 1-like, which translates to MEALLFKFLPLVTIGLVHGASVPSILISGPRIAIEYRKIELKCITASKGSNLLWYYSSNGSDAQYEPLNPSSAVRLSPDGATLIIRSVSKDHTGTYHCCASETVCTRMRLFVLSGTDDESSLEPTTGSAAGNSGVLDVPSHGSFSLALYYAPFNGEVYIDRKPAVSFCDHFLKHARECYENRSSDMVSYDVRNGTIEASGQFVIKVLHNQQMEQFLLHILIRGAPTVHMNNYNVLNSSTYINLQCRGYGYPTPNITFSYTPCDALSMDHLDGFKKKHCGESTNIPQHLARHSVFNYTTSFEVIVPSWPIEKGPGIVTCQAGNVEGTSSTKTFLYVRNFLDLMLFSVVSPTDVVLYGDTVNMACQVDVYNFTNQFVIRHSGSTYNRMGQRSAYAWTVMYQTHITNASQNVISCVVHNKNGSVLVKTLNLRIHYPSKPHIVSENDTVNITIASGDHRRLECDIEGTPTPDIVWFKNDEHLTNEQGYVIRASLEPDEIGATYKCIGESRLGKAIKVWHIVVEGVIN; encoded by the exons ATGGAAGCcttattatttaaattcctCCCGCTAGTTACGATCGGTCTTG TGCATGGCGCATCGGTGCCTTCAATTCTTATAAGTGGTCCAAGAATTGCGATCGAATATCGCAAGATCGAGCTAAAATGTATCACCGCCTCAAAGGGTAGCAATTTGCTATGGTACTATTCATCCAACGGATCCGATGCGCAGTACGAG CCACTAAACCCGTCCAGCGCCGTTCGTTTGTCGCCGGATGGGGCTACACTAATCATCCGATCGGTGTCAAAAGATCACACCGGCACTTACCACTGCTGTGCGAGTGAAACTGTTTGTACCAGGATGAGACTATTCGTTCTATCTGGCACTGATGACGAGTCGTCATTGGAGCCCACAACAGGTAGTGCCGCCGGGAATAGTGGTGTGCTTGATGTCCCGAGCCATGGTAGCTTCTCGCTAGCCCTTTATTACGCTCCTTTCAATGGAGAGGTTTACATCGATCGTAAACCCGCTGTTAGCTTCTGTGATCACTTTCTGAAACATGCTAGGGAGTGTTACGAAAATCGTTCATCTGACATGGTTTCGTATGACGTGCGAAACGGGACGATAGAAGCTAGTGGACAGTTCGTCATTAAAGTTCTTCACAACCAACAGATGGAACAATTTCTGCTGCACATCTTGATACGAG GCGCCCCTACCGTACACATGAACAATTACAATGTGTTGAACAGTTCGACCTACATCAACTTACAGTGCCGAGGATACGGGTATCCTACACCAAACATTACCTTTTCCTATACACCATGTGATGCATTGAGCATGGATCATTTAGAcgggtttaaaaaaaaacactgtggCGAAAGCACAAACATTCCGCAACACTTAGCGCGC CATTCCGTGTTCAACTATACAACTAGCTTTGAAGTAATCGTTCCTTCCTGGCCGATAGAAAAGGGTCCCGGCATTGTTACCTGCCAGGCTGGGAATGTTGAGGGAACCTCATCGACCAAAACCTTTCTGTACGTGCGCAATTTCCTCGACCTAATGCTGTTTAGCGTCGTTTCTCCGACGGATGTGGTACTGTACGGTGATACGGTGAATATGGCGTGCCAGGTGGATGTTTATAACTTCACCAACCAGTTTGTTATACGTCACAGCGGAAGTACCTACAATCGAATGGGACAAAGGTCCGCCTATGCATGGACTGTTATGTACCAAACGCACATTACTAACGCGTCCCAAAACGTAATATCTTGTGTGGTGCACAACAAAAACGGATCGGTGCTAGTTAAAACATTGAACTTGCGGATACACTATCCCTCAAAGCCTCACATTGTCAGCGAAAACGATACGGTAAACATTACGATCGCATCCGGTGATCACCGCCGGCTGGAATGTGACATCGAGGGAACACCAACGCCTGATATTGTGTGGTTTAAAAATGACGAACATCTGACAAACGAACAAGGATATGTTATCCGCGCTTCGCTCGAACCGGACGAAATCGGAGCCACTTACAAATGTATTGGTGAAAGCCGCTTGGGCAAGGCGATCAAAGTGTGGCACATTGTCGTGGAAGGTGTGATCAATTGA
- the LOC128716188 gene encoding estradiol 17-beta-dehydrogenase 8 codes for MATPLAGKLALVTGAGSGIGRATSKLLARDGAIVIAVDRNVQAAQETVSSLSATGDNAAYEMDVSSGDSIDTVLKAVVDRYQRPPTIVINSAGITRDNFLLKMPESDFDAVINVNLKGTWLVLQRFGRAMIEHELAGSMVNVSSIVARTGNIGQSNYSPSKAGVEAMTKVVAREFGRYNIRVNAIVPGFIHTPMTGTVPQKVKDMMIMQCALRRFGNPEEIGEVAAFLASDKSSYVNGTSIEVTGG; via the exons ATGGCCACTCCATTGGCAGGAAAACTGGCACTGGTGACCG GAGCCGGCTCGGGAATAGGACGTGCAACAAGCAAACTGTTGGCCCGCGATGGTGCGATCGTCATCGCGGTCGACCGGAATGTACAGGCCGCTCAGGAAACGGTATCATCACTCAGCGCAACCGGTGACAATGCCGCGTACGAAATGGATGTCTCGTCCGGGGATAGCATCGATACCGTGCTCAAGGCAGTGGTTGATCGTTACCAGCGTCCCCCGACGATAGTTATCAATTCCGCTGGCATTACACGCGACAACTTTCTGCTGAAGATGCCCGAATCCGATTTTGATGCGGTGATCAATGTGAATCTGAAGGGTACCTGGCTGGTACTGCAACGGTTCGGCCGTGCAATGATCGAGCACGAGTTGGCAGGATCGATGGTAAACGTATCGTCGATCGTTGCACGCACAGGAAACATTGGTCAATCGAACTATTCGCCCAGCAAAGCGGGTGTCGAGGCGATGACGAAGGTGGTTGCTCGCGAATTTGGTCGGTACAACATTCGCGTCAATGCGATCGTGCCCGGATTCATCCACACACCAATGACGGGAACAGTGCCGCAAAAGGTGAAAGATATGATGATCATGCAGTGTGCCTTGCGTCGCTTCGGCAATCCGGAGG AAATTGGGGAAGTGGCAGCGTTTTTGGCATCGGATAAAAGCAGCTATGTGAATGGTACTTCTATCGAAGTAACTGGTGGTTAA